From the Oryza glaberrima chromosome 5, OglaRS2, whole genome shotgun sequence genome, one window contains:
- the LOC127773663 gene encoding zinc finger BED domain-containing protein RICESLEEPER 2-like, which yields MAEETGNDNQVVQGNEIVPSNEEAQAEEVQGDELVPAEDLTQGDEVQGNELVSAEISTPPTLRRRRKKSLVWEHFTIEAVSGGATRACCKLCKQTFAYSSGSKIAGTSHLKRHITLGSCPKIKNQEHKLALTPAGGTDNDGEGTVERPSKRRYRYTGYANAAFDQDRSCSYLAKMIILHDYPLHIVQQPAFTTFIDSLQPRFRVVDVETMEGEVYAVYQKEKENLTQAFSTMPGRISLTIGLWTTSQTLGYVSLAGQFIDSEWKIHRRMLNFMMVSSPHSENALSEAISASLSDWNMKDKLFTITLDNDCSSHDIYSANLRDYLSNKNNLMLKGQLFVVRCYAHILNAVAQDVIASIHGVIYNIRESIKFIKASPTREEKFAEIALQLEIPSTKTLCLDVTTQWNTTYLMLLAALDYKQAFSTLETSDDNYNEAPSAEDWKKVEAACNYLKLLYDSAHSIMAAANPTSNLFFHEAWKLQLELSNATGHEDPVFSSIAKDMHERFDKYWKDCNLVLAIAVVMDPRFKMKLVEFSYSKIYGVEAAKYVKVVDDAVHELYKEYVAQPLPLTPAYVEQGEGNNAPASENSTQTTAPSTGDGLVDFDMYLSEIATSQPTKSELEQYLDESLTPRIQEFDILNWWKLNTLKFPTLSKMARDILAIPMSMVSSGNSIFSAGTGTRMLDDYRSSLRPEIVEALFCAKDWLQYSPATPEAPSTTLVKVDAP from the coding sequence ATGGCTGAGGAAACTGGCAACGACAACCAGGTGGTTCAAGGTAACGAGATTGTCCCAAGCAATGAGGAAGCTCAAGCTGAGGAAGTTCAGGGTGATGAATTGGTCCCTGCTGAGGACTTAACTCAAGGTGACGAGGTCCAAGGAAATGAATTGGTCAGTGCTGAGATCAGTACCCCTCCAACATTAAGGCGCCGTAGGAAGAAGTCTCTAGTGTGGGAGCACTTCACTATTGAAGCTGTCTCTGGAGGGGCTACACGGGCGTGCTGCAAACTGTGCAAGCAAACTTTTGCTTACAGCTCTGGTTCAAAAATTGCGGGTACTAGCCATCTCAAGAGGCACATTACATTGGGTTCATGCCCTAAAATTAAGAACCAAGAGCACAAGCTAGCACTGACTCCAGCTGGAGGGACTGACAATGATGGTGAAGGTACTGTGGAGCGCCCATCTAAGAGGCGTTACAGATATACTGGTTATGCAAATGCTGCTTTTGATCAAGACCGCAGTTGCTCATATCTGGCAAAGATGATAATTTTGCATGACTACCCACTTCACATTGTTCAACAGCCAGCGTTCACTACCTTTATTGACAGTCTGCAGCCACGTTTCAGGGTTGTAGATGTTGAGACAATGGAGGGGGAGGTGTATGCTGTTTAccagaaagaaaaggaaaacctcACGCAAGCATTCAGCACTATGCCTGGAAGGATCAGCCTCACCATTGGATTGTGGACAACTAGCCAAACTCTTGGCTATGTTTCACTTGCTGGGCAGTTTATTGACTCTGAGTGGAAGATACATCGAAGAATGCTAAACTTCATGATGGTGTCTTCTCCTCATTCAGAGAATGCACTTAGTGAAGCTATTAGTGCAAGCCTTTCGGACTGGAATATGAAGGACAAACTGTTCACCATCACATTGGACAATGATTGCTCATCACATGATATATACAGTGCAAATCTGAGGGATTATCTCTCCAACAAGAACAACCTCATGCTCAAGGGCCAACTGTTTGTTGTAAGGTGTTATGCCCATATCCTGAATGCAGTTGCTCAGGATGTCATTGCTTCAATCCATGGTGTCATCTACAATATCCGTGAAAGCATCAAGTTCATAAAAGCTTCTCCTACCCGTGAGGAGAAGTTTGCAGAGATTGCTCTGCAGCTAGAGATCCCAAGTACCAAGACCCTTTGTCTGGATGTTACGACTCAGTGGAACACTACCTATCTCATGCTGCTGGCTGCCTTGGATTATAAGCAGGCCTTTTCTACTCTAGAGACAAGTGATGACAACTACAACGAGGCACCGTCCGCTGAGGACTGGAAAAAAGTTGAGGCTGCCTGCAATTACTTGAAGCTATTGTATGACTCAGCACATAGCATCATGGCTGCAGCAAATCCAACTTCAAATCTCTTTTTCCATGAGGCATGGAAACTTCAGCTCGAGCTGTCAAATGCTACAGGGCATGAAGACCCTGTTTTCAGCAGCATTGCCAAGGATATGCACGAGAGGTTTGACAAGTACTGGAAAGATTGCAACCTTGTGTTAGCTATTGCTGTTGTGATGGATCCACGCTTCAAGATGAAGCTTGTTGAGTTCAGCTACTCGAAAATTTATGGTGTTGAAGCTGCGAAGTATGTTAAGGTGGTGGATGACGCTGTTCATGAGCTTTACAAGGAGTATGTTGCACAGCCCCTCCCCTTGACGCCGGCCTATGTTGAGCAAGGGGAAGGTAATAATGCACCTGCTAGCGAGAATAGTACTCAAACAACTGCTCCTTCGACCGGCGATGGACTTGTGGACTTTGATATGTACCTTTCTGAGATAGCTACAAGCCAGCCAACAAAATCTGAACTGGAACAGTACCTGGATGAGTCCCTCACTCCACGCATCCAGGAATTCGACATTCTGAACTGGTGGAAGCTCAACACTCTCAAGTTCCCTACTCTCTCAAAGATGGCCCGGGATATCTTGGCCATTCCGATGTCGATGGTGAGCAGCGGCAACTCTATTTTCTCTGCTGGAACAGGAACTCGCATGCTTGATGACTACAGAAGCTCATTGCGTCCAGAAATTGTGGAGGCGCTCTTCTGCGCCAAAGACTGGCTTCAGTATTCACCAGCTACCCCGGAGGCGCCGAGTACCACGCTGGTCAAGGTGGATGCACCATAG
- the LOC127772876 gene encoding zinc finger BED domain-containing protein RICESLEEPER 3 isoform X2 encodes MCEPSGSDDAMVHASEMVDGDEMIHGNEMVVHDSVMIDGNEMVQENVMVLGSGEMVQGSEMVHNNEIIQVNDMIQVNEMVNGDKMAHGHELVGVELTTPTASRRRRKKSVVWEHFTIEEMPGGVSRASCNLCKQTFAYSCGSKISERVAKRHYRSTGYANAMFDQDCTCSNLAKMIILHDYPLHIVEQRGFTAFIGSLQPRFRVIDVDTIEGQVHSVYQKERENLMHVFSTVPGRISLTVRLWATSQTLGYISLAAQFIDTEWRVHRRMVNFMMVSSPHSENSLSEAISTSLSDWNMKDKLFTITLDNDPSSHDIYSANMINYLSNKDNIMIKGQLFVVRCYAHILNTVAQDVIASVHSVIYNIRESIKFIKASSVHEDKFAEIALQLEIPSAKTLCLDVTTQWNTTYLMLLAALDYQQVFASLETCDGDYNEAPSTEDWKKVEAACSYLSLLYDSAHNIMAAPNPTSNIFFHEAWKLQSELSNAIAHEDPIFRSTAKIMHERFDKYWKDCNLVLAIAVVMDPRFKMKLVEFSYSKIHSVEASKYVKVVDDAIHELYSEYATQGEANRDAHVTDNSAAVTPPNGDELLDFDIYLSEIATSQPSISELEQYLEEALMPRIQDFEILEWWKLNTIKFPTLSKMARDVLAIPMSVVSSGSSIFSATATGSQMLDDYRSSLRPETVEALFCAKDWLQYPPATTEAPSTALVKMEN; translated from the exons ATGTGTGAACCAAGTGGCAGTGATGATGCAATGGTGCATGCCAGTGAGATGGTTGATGGTGATGAGATGATCCACGGCAATGAGATGGTAGTTCATGACAGTGTGATGATCGATGGTAACGAGATGGTTCAAGAGAACGTCATGGTCCTTGGGAGTGGTGAGATGGTTCAAGGAAGTGAGATGGTCCATAATAATGAAATCATTCAAGTTAATGACATGATACAAGTCAACGAGATGGTCAATGGTGATAAGATGGCCCATGGTCATGAGTTGGTCGGTGTTGAGTTGACCACGCCAACCGCATCAAGACGCCGGAGAAAAAAGTCAGTTGTCTGGGAGCACTTCACGATTGAAGAAATGCCTGGGGGAGTTTCACGAGCATCCTGCAATCTATGCAAGCAAACCTTCGCATACAGTTGCGGCTCAAAAATTTCAG AACGTGTTGCTAAAAGGCATTACAGATCTACTGGCTATGCAAATGCTATGTTTGATCAAGACTGCACCTGCTCGAATCTGGCTAAGATGATAATTTTGCATGACTACCCACTTCACATTGTCGAACAGCGAGGCTTCACTGCATTTATTGGGAGTTTGCAGCCTCGTTTCAGGGTGATAGATGTTGATACAATTGAAGGACAGGTGCATTCTGTTTATcagaaagaaagggaaaacCTGATGCATGTGTTCAGCACTGTGCCTGGAAGGATCAGCCTCACTGTAAGATTGTGGGCAACTAGTCAGACTCTTGGATATATTTCACTTGCAGCACAATTTATTGACACTGAATGGAGAGTGCATCGAAGAATGGTTAACTTCATGATGGTCTCTTCGCCTCATTCAGAGAATTCACTTAGTGAAGCTATCAGTACAAGCCTCTCAGACTGGAACATGAAGGACAAGCTATTCACCATCACATTGGATAATGATCCCTCGTCACATGATATCTACAGTGCAAACATGATAAACTATCTCTCCAACAAGGACAACATCATGATCAAGGGCCAGTTGTTTGTTGTGAGATGTTATGCACATATACTGAACACAGTCGCACAAGATGTCATTGCTTCTGTTCATAGTGTGATCTATAATATCCGTGAAAGTATAAAGTTCATAAAAGCTTCTTCTGTCCACGAGGATAAGTTTGCGGAAATTGCTCTGCAGTTGGAGATCCCCAGTGCAAAGACCCTTTGTCTCGATGTTACAACCCAGTGGAATACAACTTATCTTATGCTTCTGGCTGCATTGGATTATCAGCAGGTATTTGCATCATTAGAGACGTGTGATGGTGACTACAATGAAGCACCATCCACAGAGGACTGGAAGAAGGTCGAGGCGGCATGCAGTTATCTTAGTCTGCTCTATGATTCTGCACACAACATCATGGCTGCACCAAATCCAACTTCAAATATCTTCTTCCATGAGGCATGGAAGCTTCAGTCAGAGCTTTCAAATGCCATTGCCCATGAAGACCCAATTTTCAGGAGCACTGCCAAAATCATGCATGAAAGGTTCGACAAGTACTGGAAGGACTGCAACCTCGTGCTAGCCATTGCTGTTGTCATGGATCCACGCTTCAAGATGAAGCTTGTTGAGTTCAGCTACTCAAAAATTCATAGTGTCGAGGCCTCGAAGTATGTCAAGGTGGTGGATGATGCTATCCATGAGCTTTACAGCGAGTATGCCACGCAGGGGGAAGCAAACAGAGATGCCCATGTAACGGACAATAGTGCTGCAGTGACTCCACCCAATGGCGATGAACTCTTAGACTTCGATATCTATCTTTCAGAAATTGCGACGAGCCAGCCCTCAATATCTGAGCTGGAGCAATACCTGGAAGAAGCCCTCATGCCCCGCATCCAAGACTTTGAAATTTTGGAGTGGTGGAAGCTTAACACCATTAAGTTCCCAACACTCTCCAAGATGGCTCGTGATGTATTGGCCATCCCCATGTCCGTGGTGAGCAGTGGTAGCTCTATATTTTCGGCGACGGCAACGGGAAGCCAGATGCTTGATGACTACAGAAGCTCCCTGCGTCCTGAAACTGTGGAGGCTCTTTTCTGTGCGAAGGACTGGCTGCAGTACCCACCGGCTACCACTGAAGCTCCAAGCACAGCGTTGGTGAAGATGGAGAACTAA
- the LOC127772876 gene encoding zinc finger BED domain-containing protein RICESLEEPER 3 isoform X1 encodes MCEPSGSDDAMVHASEMVDGDEMIHGNEMVVHDSVMIDGNEMVQENVMVLGSGEMVQGSEMVHNNEIIQVNDMIQVNEMVNGDKMAHGHELVGVELTTPTASRRRRKKSVVWEHFTIEEMPGGVSRASCNLCKQTFAYSCGSKISGTSHLKRHITLASCPMLKNEDMKLSLPLATVTNNDGEGCAERVAKRHYRSTGYANAMFDQDCTCSNLAKMIILHDYPLHIVEQRGFTAFIGSLQPRFRVIDVDTIEGQVHSVYQKERENLMHVFSTVPGRISLTVRLWATSQTLGYISLAAQFIDTEWRVHRRMVNFMMVSSPHSENSLSEAISTSLSDWNMKDKLFTITLDNDPSSHDIYSANMINYLSNKDNIMIKGQLFVVRCYAHILNTVAQDVIASVHSVIYNIRESIKFIKASSVHEDKFAEIALQLEIPSAKTLCLDVTTQWNTTYLMLLAALDYQQVFASLETCDGDYNEAPSTEDWKKVEAACSYLSLLYDSAHNIMAAPNPTSNIFFHEAWKLQSELSNAIAHEDPIFRSTAKIMHERFDKYWKDCNLVLAIAVVMDPRFKMKLVEFSYSKIHSVEASKYVKVVDDAIHELYSEYATQGEANRDAHVTDNSAAVTPPNGDELLDFDIYLSEIATSQPSISELEQYLEEALMPRIQDFEILEWWKLNTIKFPTLSKMARDVLAIPMSVVSSGSSIFSATATGSQMLDDYRSSLRPETVEALFCAKDWLQYPPATTEAPSTALVKMEN; translated from the coding sequence ATGTGTGAACCAAGTGGCAGTGATGATGCAATGGTGCATGCCAGTGAGATGGTTGATGGTGATGAGATGATCCACGGCAATGAGATGGTAGTTCATGACAGTGTGATGATCGATGGTAACGAGATGGTTCAAGAGAACGTCATGGTCCTTGGGAGTGGTGAGATGGTTCAAGGAAGTGAGATGGTCCATAATAATGAAATCATTCAAGTTAATGACATGATACAAGTCAACGAGATGGTCAATGGTGATAAGATGGCCCATGGTCATGAGTTGGTCGGTGTTGAGTTGACCACGCCAACCGCATCAAGACGCCGGAGAAAAAAGTCAGTTGTCTGGGAGCACTTCACGATTGAAGAAATGCCTGGGGGAGTTTCACGAGCATCCTGCAATCTATGCAAGCAAACCTTCGCATACAGTTGCGGCTCAAAAATTTCAGGTACTAGCCATCTCAAGAGGCATATCACCCTGGCTTCATGTCCCATGTTGAAAAATGAGGATATGAAACTTTCATTGCCTTTAGCGACAGTAACTAACAATGATGGTGAGGGTTGTGCAGAACGTGTTGCTAAAAGGCATTACAGATCTACTGGCTATGCAAATGCTATGTTTGATCAAGACTGCACCTGCTCGAATCTGGCTAAGATGATAATTTTGCATGACTACCCACTTCACATTGTCGAACAGCGAGGCTTCACTGCATTTATTGGGAGTTTGCAGCCTCGTTTCAGGGTGATAGATGTTGATACAATTGAAGGACAGGTGCATTCTGTTTATcagaaagaaagggaaaacCTGATGCATGTGTTCAGCACTGTGCCTGGAAGGATCAGCCTCACTGTAAGATTGTGGGCAACTAGTCAGACTCTTGGATATATTTCACTTGCAGCACAATTTATTGACACTGAATGGAGAGTGCATCGAAGAATGGTTAACTTCATGATGGTCTCTTCGCCTCATTCAGAGAATTCACTTAGTGAAGCTATCAGTACAAGCCTCTCAGACTGGAACATGAAGGACAAGCTATTCACCATCACATTGGATAATGATCCCTCGTCACATGATATCTACAGTGCAAACATGATAAACTATCTCTCCAACAAGGACAACATCATGATCAAGGGCCAGTTGTTTGTTGTGAGATGTTATGCACATATACTGAACACAGTCGCACAAGATGTCATTGCTTCTGTTCATAGTGTGATCTATAATATCCGTGAAAGTATAAAGTTCATAAAAGCTTCTTCTGTCCACGAGGATAAGTTTGCGGAAATTGCTCTGCAGTTGGAGATCCCCAGTGCAAAGACCCTTTGTCTCGATGTTACAACCCAGTGGAATACAACTTATCTTATGCTTCTGGCTGCATTGGATTATCAGCAGGTATTTGCATCATTAGAGACGTGTGATGGTGACTACAATGAAGCACCATCCACAGAGGACTGGAAGAAGGTCGAGGCGGCATGCAGTTATCTTAGTCTGCTCTATGATTCTGCACACAACATCATGGCTGCACCAAATCCAACTTCAAATATCTTCTTCCATGAGGCATGGAAGCTTCAGTCAGAGCTTTCAAATGCCATTGCCCATGAAGACCCAATTTTCAGGAGCACTGCCAAAATCATGCATGAAAGGTTCGACAAGTACTGGAAGGACTGCAACCTCGTGCTAGCCATTGCTGTTGTCATGGATCCACGCTTCAAGATGAAGCTTGTTGAGTTCAGCTACTCAAAAATTCATAGTGTCGAGGCCTCGAAGTATGTCAAGGTGGTGGATGATGCTATCCATGAGCTTTACAGCGAGTATGCCACGCAGGGGGAAGCAAACAGAGATGCCCATGTAACGGACAATAGTGCTGCAGTGACTCCACCCAATGGCGATGAACTCTTAGACTTCGATATCTATCTTTCAGAAATTGCGACGAGCCAGCCCTCAATATCTGAGCTGGAGCAATACCTGGAAGAAGCCCTCATGCCCCGCATCCAAGACTTTGAAATTTTGGAGTGGTGGAAGCTTAACACCATTAAGTTCCCAACACTCTCCAAGATGGCTCGTGATGTATTGGCCATCCCCATGTCCGTGGTGAGCAGTGGTAGCTCTATATTTTCGGCGACGGCAACGGGAAGCCAGATGCTTGATGACTACAGAAGCTCCCTGCGTCCTGAAACTGTGGAGGCTCTTTTCTGTGCGAAGGACTGGCTGCAGTACCCACCGGCTACCACTGAAGCTCCAAGCACAGCGTTGGTGAAGATGGAGAACTAA
- the LOC127774316 gene encoding mitochondrial import receptor subunit TOM7-1-like — MANPAQGPLRARTKPAGRRGGAPPPAAEDPSRAAAAARRSVRKWSTWTMKTAKVAAYYGFIPLVIVIGMNSDPKPSIGQLLSPL, encoded by the coding sequence ATGGCGAACCCAGCGCAGGGGCCTCTGAGGGCGAGGACGAAGcccgcggggaggaggggcggcgctccgccgcccgccgcggagGATCCgtcccgggcggcggcggcggcgaggcgctcgGTGCGGAAGTGGAGCACGTGGACGATGAAgacggcgaaggtggcggcgtaCTACGGCTTCATCCccctcgtcatcgtcatcggcATGAACTCCGACCCCAAGCCCTCCATCGGACAGCTCCTCTCCCCGCTGTGA